A single region of the Enterococcus mundtii genome encodes:
- a CDS encoding GntR family transcriptional regulator produces MDKTKYQMIADEIKDKIIDQIFKLNEPIPPELQLQKDYQVSRHTVRQAIGLLVNEGYLRKEKGSGTYVDDTYKKTSQSRKNQKTIGVITTYLSDYIFPSIIRGIEKALSEQGYSLLLASTNNDHQQEKNCLEKMLQFGVDGLIVEPTKSNEYNPNLALYVRLREQGIPMVMINAVYEELAVASICVDDVKVGFKGTEYLIQQGHQRLLFITKIDDLQGKYRMKGFIQACEAYGIQFSPEDIITYTTDSRGKLGEKVLLQLKESASTGIICYNDQVASQLLDEVIAKGYQVPQQLSIIGNDDSSLSQMGAVKLTTLTHPKERMGKDAAEWIIHTIQTGNQGENIVYEPSLVIRDSVSATKNGE; encoded by the coding sequence ATGGATAAAACAAAATATCAAATGATCGCAGATGAGATAAAGGATAAGATCATTGACCAAATTTTCAAACTAAATGAACCGATACCACCTGAACTCCAATTACAAAAAGACTATCAAGTCAGCCGTCATACGGTAAGACAAGCGATTGGACTGTTAGTCAATGAAGGATATCTGCGTAAAGAGAAAGGCTCTGGAACATATGTCGATGACACGTATAAGAAAACATCACAAAGTAGAAAAAACCAAAAAACGATTGGAGTCATCACGACGTATTTATCGGATTATATATTCCCCTCGATCATCCGAGGAATTGAAAAAGCGTTGAGTGAACAAGGCTATTCCCTCTTACTAGCCAGTACGAATAATGATCATCAACAAGAAAAAAACTGCTTGGAAAAAATGTTGCAGTTTGGTGTAGATGGCTTAATCGTAGAGCCGACAAAAAGTAATGAATACAATCCGAACCTTGCGCTCTATGTCAGATTGAGAGAACAAGGGATCCCGATGGTCATGATCAATGCTGTCTATGAAGAATTAGCGGTCGCCTCGATTTGTGTCGACGATGTAAAAGTTGGCTTTAAAGGGACGGAGTATTTGATCCAGCAAGGACATCAGCGATTACTGTTCATCACGAAAATCGATGATTTACAAGGGAAATATCGGATGAAAGGATTTATTCAAGCGTGCGAAGCCTACGGTATCCAATTTTCGCCGGAAGATATCATTACCTACACGACTGATTCACGTGGGAAACTAGGTGAAAAAGTCCTCTTACAGCTAAAGGAATCGGCAAGCACCGGCATCATCTGTTACAACGATCAAGTTGCTAGCCAGTTGCTTGATGAGGTGATCGCAAAGGGTTATCAAGTACCGCAGCAATTGTCGATCATCGGAAATGATGATTCCTCGTTGAGTCAGATGGGCGCAGTGAAACTGACCACTTTAACTCATCCAAAAGAGCGGATGGGGAAAGATGCAGCAGAATGGATCATTCACACGATCCAAACGGGCAATCAAGGAGAAAATATCGTCTATGAACCTAGTTTGGTGATCAGAGATTCAGTAAGTGCAACAAAGAATGGCGAGTAG
- the mmsB gene encoding multiple monosaccharide ABC transporter permease has translation MENVTKKSQEKKAWNVKEKILDIFSKYSMVIILVALLIAFQLMTGGIFLRPLNITNIVLQNSHILILAAGMLLVVLLGYVDLSVGSVMAFVGAMAGMLMVNNNISPWLAVPLCLLVGGVIGAWQGFWVAYVGIPAFIVTLAGLLMFRGLTQVVLGGQSLAPFPGGFQKISTGYLPDIFGVPGMHLLTLILGVVLAVSLVFAQWRARARRKENLFEVPSMNAFLIKAALTIVLVLGLSYIFASYQGFPVILIILGVIVGIYGFLTNRTVAGRQIYATGGNLKAAQLSGIKTKKITFWVFVNMGVMAALAGLILAARLNAATPQAGTSLELDAMASVYFGGASTSGGIGTITGAIVGGLVMGVLNNGMSIMGVGVDWQQAIKGLILLLAVVLDIYNKKRKIS, from the coding sequence ATGGAAAATGTCACAAAAAAAAGTCAGGAAAAAAAAGCTTGGAATGTAAAAGAAAAGATATTAGATATCTTTAGTAAATATAGTATGGTCATTATTTTGGTTGCTTTATTGATTGCTTTTCAACTAATGACCGGCGGGATCTTTTTAAGACCGCTGAATATAACGAATATCGTGTTGCAAAACAGCCATATTTTGATTTTGGCTGCGGGAATGTTGTTGGTCGTGCTTTTAGGCTACGTGGATCTATCGGTAGGTTCAGTCATGGCATTTGTTGGAGCGATGGCCGGTATGTTGATGGTCAACAACAACATCAGTCCATGGCTCGCCGTTCCTTTATGTTTATTAGTCGGTGGAGTGATCGGCGCATGGCAAGGCTTTTGGGTCGCTTATGTAGGGATTCCGGCGTTCATCGTGACACTTGCCGGTCTATTGATGTTTCGTGGTTTGACACAGGTTGTCTTAGGAGGGCAATCTTTAGCGCCTTTCCCTGGAGGTTTCCAAAAAATCTCGACGGGGTATTTACCAGATATCTTTGGTGTTCCTGGAATGCACTTATTGACGTTGATTTTAGGTGTCGTGTTAGCTGTTAGTTTAGTATTTGCTCAATGGCGTGCGAGAGCGCGAAGAAAAGAAAATTTATTTGAAGTACCATCAATGAACGCATTCTTGATCAAAGCGGCATTGACGATCGTTCTTGTCTTAGGATTAAGTTATATCTTTGCTTCCTACCAAGGATTTCCAGTAATATTGATCATTTTAGGTGTGATTGTTGGGATATATGGATTTTTGACCAATCGGACAGTTGCGGGACGACAAATTTATGCCACAGGTGGTAATTTGAAAGCTGCTCAATTATCTGGGATCAAGACGAAGAAAATCACTTTTTGGGTATTTGTGAATATGGGCGTCATGGCTGCTTTAGCAGGACTGATCTTAGCCGCACGTTTAAATGCTGCTACCCCACAGGCAGGGACTTCGCTTGAATTGGATGCGATGGCTTCTGTCTACTTCGGAGGAGCTTCCACTTCTGGAGGGATTGGAACGATCACTGGAGCAATCGTCGGTGGCTTAGTCATGGGCGTGCTGAACAATGGGATGTCGATCATGGGTGTTGGAGTAGACTGGCAACAAGCGATCAAAGGCTTGATTTTGTTGCTTGCTGTCGTATTGGATATTTACAATAAAAAACGCAAAATTTCTTAA
- the mmsA gene encoding multiple monosaccharide ABC transporter ATP-binding protein, producing MADYILEMKEIIKEFSGVRALNNVNLRIKRGEIHALCGENGAGKSTLMNVLSGLYPYGSYSGEIMYDGEVCQFKNLRDSEAKGIVIIHQELALSPYLSIKENIFLGNEQTKHGVIDWNLTERKTENLLKTVGLKIDPNTLVSQIGVGHQQLVEIAKAFSKNVRLLILDEPTAALNEEESANLLALIKEFRNQGITSIIISHKLNEIVAVADRITILRDGQTIETLENTAISEERIIKGMVGRDLTNRYPDRHPDIGEVYFEVKDWTVHHPLTTDRIINDHIDFSIRRGEIVGIAGLMGAGRTEFAMSIFGRSYGSNLSGKIFKDGKELVIKDVSQAIDHGLAYVSEDRKSVGLNLLMDIRENTTIASLKKISRSGILDQEKEVIEAENFRKKMRTKATNVFQNVGSLSGGNQQKVVLAKWLMTEPEILFLDEPTRGIDVGAKYEIYTIIEEMAALGKCVCIISSELPEIIGMCDRIYTMNEGKMTGEVLREEANQELLMNLMTKEEEAVG from the coding sequence ATGGCAGATTATATTTTAGAAATGAAAGAAATCATCAAAGAATTCTCTGGTGTTCGTGCGTTGAACAATGTCAATCTCCGCATCAAACGTGGAGAGATCCACGCCCTTTGTGGCGAGAATGGTGCAGGAAAATCCACGTTGATGAATGTGTTGAGCGGTTTGTATCCTTATGGCAGTTATTCAGGCGAAATCATGTATGACGGTGAGGTATGCCAATTCAAAAATCTTAGAGATAGTGAAGCGAAAGGGATCGTGATCATCCACCAAGAATTAGCCTTGAGTCCTTATCTATCCATCAAAGAAAACATTTTTTTAGGGAACGAACAAACAAAACATGGCGTGATCGACTGGAACTTGACGGAACGAAAAACAGAAAATCTACTAAAAACAGTGGGCTTGAAAATCGATCCAAATACCTTAGTTTCACAAATCGGTGTCGGGCATCAACAGTTGGTGGAAATTGCGAAGGCTTTTTCTAAAAATGTTCGATTACTCATATTAGATGAACCGACAGCAGCACTGAATGAAGAAGAAAGTGCCAATCTTTTAGCCTTGATCAAGGAGTTTCGCAATCAAGGGATCACTTCGATCATCATTTCGCATAAATTGAATGAAATCGTTGCGGTGGCGGACAGAATCACGATCTTACGAGATGGCCAAACAATTGAAACGTTAGAAAATACAGCAATCAGTGAAGAACGGATCATTAAGGGGATGGTTGGTCGTGATTTAACGAATCGTTATCCTGATCGTCATCCTGATATCGGCGAGGTTTATTTTGAAGTCAAGGATTGGACGGTCCATCATCCATTGACCACCGACCGAATCATCAATGATCATATCGATTTTTCGATTCGACGAGGAGAAATTGTTGGTATCGCCGGATTGATGGGGGCAGGACGAACTGAATTTGCCATGAGTATTTTTGGTCGATCATATGGAAGCAATCTCAGCGGTAAGATTTTTAAAGATGGAAAAGAATTAGTGATCAAAGATGTTTCTCAAGCAATTGATCATGGGTTGGCGTATGTGTCCGAAGATCGTAAGTCTGTTGGCTTGAATCTTTTGATGGACATCAGAGAAAATACGACGATTGCTAGTCTCAAAAAAATTAGTCGAAGTGGTATTTTAGATCAAGAAAAAGAAGTGATCGAAGCAGAAAACTTCCGGAAAAAAATGAGGACCAAAGCCACTAATGTGTTCCAAAACGTTGGTAGTTTAAGTGGTGGGAATCAACAAAAAGTCGTTTTAGCTAAGTGGTTGATGACAGAACCGGAAATTTTATTTCTGGACGAACCGACTCGTGGTATCGATGTCGGGGCAAAGTATGAAATCTACACGATTATCGAAGAAATGGCTGCCTTAGGAAAATGTGTCTGTATCATTTCTTCTGAACTACCTGAGATCATCGGTATGTGTGATCGGATCTATACCATGAATGAAGGGAAAATGACGGGAGAAGTGCTTAGAGAAGAGGCAAATCAGGAGTTATTGATGAACCTGATGACAAAAGAAGAGGAGGCAGTGGGCTGA
- the chvE gene encoding multiple monosaccharide ABC transporter substrate-binding protein has protein sequence MSVTVFAGCSNGSAAGDEKGFVGISMPTKSAERWIADGDNMVKQLEEKGYKTDLQYGEDKVENQVAQIENMITKGVDTLVIASIDGSALTDVLEKAHQADIKVIAYDRLLMNSEYVDYYATFDNFGVGVLQASYIEDKLDLKDGAGPFTIELFGGSPDDNNALINYNGVMSILQPYIDSKQLNVSSGQTKFNQIATLRWDGSTAQARMDNLLSANYTDDQLDAVLSPYDPISLGIISSLKGVGYGSADKPLPVITGQDATIAGVKSIIAGEQTQTIFKDTRVLADNTVEMIEAINNDKEVPVNDEETYDNGVKVIPTYLANPVSVDKENYKQELIDTEYYSESDLGQ, from the coding sequence ATGTCAGTGACAGTATTTGCTGGTTGTAGCAATGGCAGTGCAGCCGGAGATGAAAAAGGGTTCGTAGGTATTTCGATGCCAACAAAATCTGCAGAGCGTTGGATCGCAGATGGCGACAATATGGTCAAGCAACTAGAAGAAAAAGGCTACAAAACGGATTTGCAATATGGAGAAGACAAAGTAGAAAACCAAGTGGCGCAAATCGAAAATATGATCACAAAGGGAGTGGATACGTTGGTCATTGCTTCGATTGACGGTTCAGCATTGACAGATGTCTTAGAAAAAGCACATCAGGCGGATATCAAAGTCATTGCGTATGACCGTTTATTGATGAACTCTGAATATGTCGATTATTATGCAACATTTGATAATTTTGGTGTAGGTGTTTTACAAGCTTCTTATATCGAAGATAAATTAGACTTAAAAGATGGTGCTGGCCCATTTACGATCGAATTATTTGGCGGTTCGCCTGACGATAACAACGCATTGATCAATTACAATGGTGTGATGTCGATTCTTCAACCTTATATCGACAGCAAACAATTGAACGTCTCATCAGGTCAAACGAAATTCAATCAAATCGCGACGCTTCGTTGGGATGGCTCAACTGCACAAGCACGTATGGATAACTTATTAAGTGCTAACTATACAGATGATCAACTAGATGCAGTTCTTTCTCCTTACGATCCAATTAGTTTAGGGATCATTTCTTCCTTAAAAGGAGTAGGGTATGGCTCAGCCGACAAACCACTTCCAGTTATCACAGGACAGGATGCAACGATTGCTGGAGTGAAATCCATCATTGCAGGAGAGCAAACACAAACGATCTTTAAAGATACACGGGTGCTAGCTGATAATACGGTAGAGATGATCGAAGCAATCAACAATGATAAAGAAGTGCCGGTCAATGATGAGGAAACCTACGATAACGGTGTGAAAGTCATTCCGACTTATCTAGCTAACCCAGTTTCTGTAGATAAAGAAAATTATAAACAAGAGCTGATCGATACTGAGTATTACAGCGAAAGTGATTTAGGCCAATAA
- a CDS encoding ABC transporter substrate-binding protein gives MKNKSFFILAAFCLLLTGCAFNSTEPTKNELTIGFSQAGTESNWRKVQNQSIKEALEKQNFQVLHRNSYSDPKQQIQDVMTFIAYQVDMIVLSPIEETGWDSVLEEAKEANIPVIIVDRNITTEKQDLYLTHIGSSFKAQGSRAGLYVTNHYQQKTQESIQVFEIRGSENTSPTRLRSDGFLETIGRDPRIHVRQVITGDYIRLKAKEQFSKAIDEGKLQGIDVIYSHNDEMTLGALDAIKEKKLEKNFVIVSIDAQKEMIDQLKKGKVNCVVECNPFMGELVANTVKRYFEKKAIPQDIYVSDTVFSDQNDFSTIPPRGY, from the coding sequence ATGAAGAACAAAAGTTTTTTTATCCTGGCAGCTTTTTGCCTGTTGTTGACTGGGTGTGCTTTCAACTCTACTGAGCCTACAAAAAATGAGTTGACTATTGGTTTTTCTCAAGCTGGCACTGAAAGTAATTGGCGCAAAGTTCAAAATCAGTCCATCAAAGAAGCACTGGAAAAACAAAATTTCCAAGTCCTTCACCGAAATAGTTACTCTGATCCAAAACAACAGATACAAGATGTGATGACATTTATTGCCTATCAAGTCGATATGATCGTGTTATCTCCTATCGAAGAAACTGGCTGGGATTCTGTTTTGGAAGAAGCCAAAGAAGCGAATATCCCAGTCATCATCGTTGATCGTAACATCACAACGGAAAAACAAGATCTCTATTTGACCCATATTGGTTCAAGTTTCAAAGCACAAGGTAGTCGAGCTGGCCTCTACGTCACCAATCATTACCAGCAAAAAACACAAGAATCGATCCAAGTATTTGAGATACGTGGTTCAGAAAACACATCTCCCACTCGCTTACGATCAGACGGCTTTTTAGAAACTATCGGTCGCGACCCAAGAATCCATGTCAGGCAAGTGATCACCGGAGACTATATTCGCTTAAAAGCCAAAGAACAATTTTCAAAAGCCATTGATGAGGGAAAACTTCAGGGAATCGATGTCATTTATTCTCACAATGATGAAATGACACTAGGTGCCTTAGATGCGATCAAGGAAAAAAAGCTCGAAAAGAATTTTGTGATTGTCAGCATTGATGCACAAAAAGAGATGATTGATCAATTAAAAAAAGGAAAGGTCAACTGTGTGGTAGAATGCAATCCTTTTATGGGTGAACTAGTAGCCAATACAGTCAAACGCTACTTCGAAAAGAAAGCGATTCCACAAGACATCTACGTTTCTGATACGGTGTTCTCAGATCAAAATGATTTTTCAACGATCCCACCGCGGGGATATTAG
- a CDS encoding sensor histidine kinase, whose translation MKKNESIKVLLRHTSWLMLSLAITPLIISIALYTHYLFSYEKSIHNISIANQIASNVEETIIEEALGLTYGQITPEEFQKSNQINRIKEEISAIKVSTQNSQELATLNIVLRSLDNVSDYLDKIIANIHQKETFAENQALMLHVESAVKLAHDILQDFVKIEIDTASVKSEEVRSSLVILSTIEAVIIALIFLMTRKFNTKMMYQIQQPMDEMIKMADALAEGHLNHRIKTPQNNELKKLSNSMNDMADNLVILLEENALKQYNLAQSEVRTLQAQIIPHFIYNSLDAILVLAEMGQIEKVKEMTYSLSDFFRISLSQGKDWIPVEQEIRHCDNYLKILQIRYGDQLSYQLTIDPKVNNHPILKMILQPLIENAVYHGTKLVRRPGKIIVKAYIDQEEFIHFWIIDNGKGITETKLEEINQELADGLDTNFHKGYGLFNVNKRLLLYYGIDASIKITSRIDHGTVIHVVVPTKNIDRNEANV comes from the coding sequence ATGAAAAAGAACGAAAGCATTAAAGTACTACTTCGACATACAAGTTGGCTAATGTTATCTTTAGCAATCACGCCTTTGATCATTAGCATTGCACTTTATACACATTATCTTTTTTCCTATGAAAAAAGTATCCATAATATCTCGATTGCTAATCAAATCGCCAGTAATGTAGAAGAAACGATCATCGAAGAAGCTCTTGGATTAACTTATGGACAGATCACACCTGAAGAATTCCAAAAGAGCAACCAGATCAATCGCATCAAAGAAGAAATCAGTGCAATCAAGGTCAGCACTCAAAACTCACAAGAATTAGCAACACTCAATATCGTTTTGCGCTCCCTTGATAATGTTTCTGACTATTTAGACAAAATCATTGCAAATATCCATCAAAAAGAAACATTCGCAGAGAATCAAGCATTGATGTTACATGTTGAATCTGCGGTCAAACTTGCCCATGACATCTTACAAGATTTTGTCAAAATCGAAATCGATACAGCTTCCGTAAAAAGTGAAGAAGTTCGCAGTTCCTTGGTGATTCTCTCCACCATCGAGGCTGTTATCATCGCGCTGATTTTCCTAATGACAAGAAAGTTCAACACGAAAATGATGTACCAAATTCAACAGCCTATGGATGAAATGATCAAAATGGCTGATGCTTTAGCAGAAGGACATTTAAATCATCGGATCAAAACTCCACAAAATAATGAGTTAAAAAAATTAAGTAATAGCATGAATGATATGGCTGATAACTTAGTGATTTTGTTAGAGGAAAATGCGTTGAAACAATATAATCTTGCGCAAAGTGAAGTCAGGACACTACAAGCTCAGATCATTCCCCATTTTATTTATAATAGTTTAGATGCCATTTTGGTCTTGGCAGAAATGGGTCAAATTGAAAAAGTCAAAGAAATGACATATTCCTTATCTGACTTTTTCCGCATTTCATTAAGCCAAGGAAAAGACTGGATACCAGTCGAACAGGAAATTCGACATTGCGACAATTACCTGAAGATTTTGCAAATCCGCTATGGAGACCAATTATCTTATCAATTAACCATTGATCCAAAAGTCAATAATCATCCAATATTGAAAATGATTCTTCAACCATTGATTGAAAATGCGGTCTATCATGGAACCAAATTGGTACGTCGGCCAGGAAAAATCATCGTAAAAGCGTATATAGACCAAGAAGAATTTATCCATTTTTGGATCATTGATAACGGAAAAGGGATTACTGAAACCAAGTTAGAGGAGATCAACCAAGAACTCGCAGATGGTCTAGATACTAATTTCCATAAAGGATATGGAC